A region of Diospyros lotus cultivar Yz01 chromosome 3, ASM1463336v1, whole genome shotgun sequence DNA encodes the following proteins:
- the LOC127798274 gene encoding uncharacterized protein LOC127798274 has translation MATSNQGRLFSSIIKLAASKLGLSHAGSESLGRSSSDSARRLICYSTRHQQREDQANPDKVERGESKEIEEKIKEEIGRGENEDDGDELDINRDTGEVGGPRGPEPTRYGDWERNGRCYDF, from the coding sequence atggcgACGAGCAATCAGGGCCGTCTATTCTCATCAATCATCAAGCTAGCCGCTTCGAAATTGGGGCTTTCGCACGCCGGATCCGAGTCGCTAGGTCGTTCGTCTTCGGACTCGGCGAGGCGACTCATCTGCTATTCGACTCGACATCAACAACGAGAAGACCAAGCCAACCCTGACAAGGTAGAAAGAGGCGaatcgaaagaaattgaagagaaGATTAAAGAGGAAATAGGCCGGGGGGAAAACGAAGACGATGGAGACGAGCTTGATATCAACCGAGACACCGGCGAGGTAGGAGGGCCTAGAGGTCCAGAGCCCACCCGATACGGCGATTGGGAACGAAACGGTCGATGCTACGATTTCTGA